From Bifidobacterium sp. ESL0790, one genomic window encodes:
- a CDS encoding prephenate dehydratase domain-containing protein, translating to MSLNTNTNKTSQDDIDGEASTLYFLGPIGSFTHQAAVLAANAIAERRHGETMDLVPCDDVPSIIEAVEAGRGWGVIAWENNVEGYVMPNLDALIDAHDAAGVGRVGVDVAFDAFTREGSGALREVTAHPHGLAQCKAFIRRRGLEAVPASSNAAACRDVKAGQVALGPSICGSIYGLETLERGVQDFKGARTDFLVVAPRADAEAMFSADKTHADGEFETILTVIPLSTGPGVVARLLDKVRDEGLNMTSLISRPIKGHTGTYGFVITLDAAPWQPNFHDLLRWIVERGDWVKTLAVYPRVERPNPPVNTWMLPHGGVCSTRIYPDDEPVESADTKASQETTHDDGEASRKQHMERELLW from the coding sequence ATGAGCTTGAATACCAACACGAACAAGACATCTCAAGATGATATTGACGGCGAAGCGAGCACGCTCTACTTTTTGGGGCCGATAGGCTCGTTCACCCACCAGGCCGCGGTGCTGGCGGCCAACGCCATCGCCGAGCGGCGGCATGGCGAGACGATGGACCTTGTGCCGTGCGACGACGTGCCGTCCATCATTGAGGCCGTCGAGGCCGGGCGAGGCTGGGGCGTCATCGCCTGGGAGAACAACGTCGAGGGCTATGTGATGCCCAACCTCGACGCGCTGATCGACGCCCATGACGCCGCCGGCGTGGGCCGGGTCGGCGTGGACGTGGCCTTCGACGCCTTCACCCGCGAGGGGAGCGGGGCGTTGCGTGAGGTCACCGCCCACCCGCATGGCCTCGCGCAATGCAAGGCGTTCATCAGGCGTCGTGGGCTGGAGGCGGTGCCGGCCTCCTCGAACGCGGCCGCGTGCCGTGACGTGAAGGCCGGTCAGGTGGCGCTTGGCCCATCCATCTGCGGCTCCATCTATGGTTTGGAAACGCTTGAGCGCGGCGTGCAGGACTTCAAGGGCGCCCGCACCGATTTCCTCGTGGTCGCCCCGCGCGCCGACGCCGAGGCGATGTTCTCCGCCGACAAGACCCATGCCGACGGCGAGTTCGAGACCATCCTCACCGTCATCCCACTGAGCACTGGCCCTGGCGTCGTCGCCCGTCTGCTTGACAAGGTACGTGACGAGGGGCTCAACATGACCAGCCTCATCTCCCGCCCGATCAAAGGTCACACCGGCACCTACGGCTTCGTCATCACCCTCGACGCCGCCCCCTGGCAGCCGAACTTCCACGACCTGCTGCGCTGGATCGTCGAACGGGGCGACTGGGTGAAGACGCTGGCCGTCTACCCACGCGTCGAACGGCCGAATCCGCCGGTCAACACGTGGATGCTGCCGCACGGGGGAGTCTGCTCCACGCGGATCTATCCCGATGACGAACCTGTGGAAAGCGCCGATACCAAGGCGTCGCAAGAGACCACACACGATGATGGTGAGGCGTCGCGAAAGCAACATATGGAAAGGGAACTGCTGTGGTGA
- a CDS encoding prephenate dehydrogenase/arogenate dehydrogenase family protein: MVNTIGIVGLGLIGGSLARRLVGRGCRVVAWNHRPHPYADARRDGIECVDTLAQLAQERPDIIMLCNPLRAMPQVLADLKDVIDRDATTLSDVGSVKAMVRSQVADAGLADCYVGAHPMAGTELSGFSASDPGLYDGALWAITVDEHTNYQRFLAVANLITEQVGNRAIVLDDATHDRAAAMISHMPHAVSTALIGELSASPDRNIAAALAAGSWRDMTRVALTDPERTRAMIEEDASNVESLLRELSGRLLAFADDLHRGDDEAMTRFFAEGQPFRDYKSRGAVNDAEPFALDIDEAGWQGELLESARRGEHIIRFTAPRQVLVEVRSAL; this comes from the coding sequence GTGGTGAACACGATTGGCATCGTCGGATTGGGGCTGATCGGCGGGTCGCTCGCCCGGCGCCTGGTAGGTCGCGGATGCAGGGTCGTCGCGTGGAACCACAGGCCGCACCCCTACGCCGACGCCCGGCGCGACGGCATCGAATGCGTCGACACCTTGGCGCAGCTCGCCCAAGAGCGTCCCGACATCATCATGCTGTGCAACCCGCTGCGGGCCATGCCGCAGGTGCTTGCCGATTTGAAAGACGTCATCGACCGCGACGCCACCACGTTGAGCGACGTGGGCAGCGTCAAGGCCATGGTGCGTTCGCAGGTCGCCGACGCCGGCCTTGCGGATTGCTACGTGGGCGCACACCCCATGGCAGGCACCGAGCTCTCCGGGTTCTCGGCCAGCGACCCCGGCCTCTACGATGGCGCGCTGTGGGCCATCACCGTCGACGAACACACCAATTACCAACGCTTCCTCGCCGTCGCGAACCTGATTACCGAGCAGGTCGGCAACCGCGCCATCGTGCTCGACGACGCCACCCACGACCGTGCCGCCGCGATGATCTCGCACATGCCCCACGCCGTCTCCACCGCGCTGATTGGCGAGCTGAGCGCCAGCCCCGACCGCAACATCGCCGCCGCGCTCGCCGCCGGCAGTTGGCGCGACATGACCCGCGTGGCCTTGACCGACCCGGAGCGCACGCGCGCGATGATCGAGGAGGATGCCAGCAACGTGGAGAGCCTGCTGCGTGAGCTGTCGGGCCGTCTACTCGCTTTCGCCGACGATCTGCACCGTGGCGACGACGAGGCCATGACCCGCTTCTTCGCCGAGGGCCAGCCGTTCCGCGACTATAAGAGCCGGGGCGCCGTGAACGATGCCGAGCCGTTTGCGCTCGATATCGATGAGGCCGGTTGGCAGGGGGAGTTGCTTGAGTCCGCCCGTCGCGGCGAGCACATCATCCGCTTCACCGCGCCGAGGCAGGTGTTGGTTGAGGTTCGTTCGGCGTTGTAG
- a CDS encoding DUF6725 family protein, with product MPLPATIPQGARLMVRTLDGVDPRTGRQQYRDYIGHVRSWDGETLAITRDPAANGSRPAQEVEITRDHIVALKPIPERRGRVARNSEAHGSDTSDKTL from the coding sequence ATGCCTTTGCCAGCGACGATTCCCCAAGGCGCGCGCCTGATGGTGCGCACGCTCGACGGTGTGGACCCACGCACCGGGCGGCAACAGTACCGCGACTACATCGGGCATGTGCGCTCGTGGGACGGCGAGACACTCGCCATCACGCGCGACCCGGCGGCCAACGGCTCCAGGCCCGCGCAGGAGGTCGAGATCACCCGCGACCACATCGTGGCGTTGAAACCGATTCCCGAGCGTCGCGGCAGGGTGGCGCGCAACAGCGAAGCGCACGGCAGCGATACCAGCGATAAAACGCTTTAG
- a CDS encoding tyrosine recombinase XerC, giving the protein MRFDSQIDDFIAYLKANRGLSDNTMKAYRSDLEACLGLLDSRGVTDLDAVTLQMLRSWMAHESAGHARSSMARKTVAVRNFFAWAHDHDLIHANPAATLMTPKIPENLPTVLSERQAEQLMETVDEDCEPVKSKSGANKKTTNEAVTTTPKATNSETAAKARQTHALALRDAAMVELLYATGIRVAELTGLDVADIEPSNRTIRVTGKGDKQRVVPFGAPAAEALEQWVGEGRPEFENKKSADALFLGVRGKRVDQRVVREVVHGKAAEAGVPDIGPHALRHSAATHLLDGGADLREVQEMLGHSSLKTTQRYTHVSIEQIKKRYRQAFPRA; this is encoded by the coding sequence ATGCGATTCGATAGCCAGATCGATGATTTCATCGCCTATCTCAAAGCGAACCGCGGGCTGAGCGACAACACCATGAAGGCCTACCGTTCCGACCTCGAGGCCTGCCTCGGCCTGCTCGACTCACGCGGCGTCACCGACCTCGACGCCGTCACCCTGCAGATGCTGCGCTCGTGGATGGCCCACGAGTCCGCCGGCCACGCCCGCAGCAGCATGGCGCGCAAAACCGTCGCCGTGCGCAATTTCTTCGCCTGGGCCCACGACCACGACCTCATCCACGCCAATCCGGCGGCCACGCTCATGACCCCGAAGATCCCCGAGAACCTGCCGACCGTGCTCAGCGAGCGCCAGGCCGAGCAATTGATGGAGACGGTCGACGAGGACTGCGAGCCCGTCAAGTCGAAATCAGGGGCAAACAAGAAGACGACAAACGAGGCAGTCACGACCACTCCGAAGGCCACAAACTCCGAGACGGCCGCGAAAGCCCGCCAAACCCACGCGCTGGCCCTGCGCGACGCCGCCATGGTGGAGCTGCTCTACGCCACCGGCATCCGCGTCGCCGAGCTCACGGGCCTCGACGTGGCCGACATAGAGCCGTCCAACCGCACCATCCGCGTGACCGGCAAGGGCGACAAGCAGCGCGTCGTGCCCTTTGGCGCCCCGGCCGCCGAAGCGCTAGAGCAGTGGGTTGGCGAGGGTCGCCCGGAGTTCGAGAACAAGAAATCCGCCGACGCGCTCTTCCTGGGCGTGCGGGGCAAGCGCGTCGACCAGCGCGTCGTGCGCGAGGTCGTCCATGGCAAGGCCGCCGAGGCCGGGGTGCCCGATATCGGTCCGCACGCTTTGCGCCACAGCGCCGCCACCCATCTGCTCGACGGGGGAGCCGACCTGCGCGAGGTCCAGGAGATGCTCGGCCACTCCTCGCTCAAGACCACCCAGCGCTATACGCACGTCTCCATCGAGCAGATTAAGAAGCGCTACCGCCAGGCCTTCCCGCGCGCCTGA
- a CDS encoding ABC transporter substrate-binding protein — protein MKKKALALAAIACSAAMLLSACGASGSSSSSSSNGGNVISVFDTEPQNPLIPGNTNETGGGIVLRALFSQLVRFDVKGNPVMDQAQSITPDANGTQYTIKLKPGLKFSDGTPIEAQSYTKAWSYIANAKNAQKCSSFFKTIKGYDDLQAKTLNGDEQLSGLKVVDENTFTVDLNSPDSTFPIKVGYSAFAPLPESFYKDVKAFGNNPVGNGPYKMSSWNHNQDIKVVKNPHYTGKDKPKNDGVDFKIYTKVSAAYADVQAGNLDVINTVPQEDTKTFQKESSLQAFNEPGSSIQQFTIPSDLPHYQVGTEEGTLRRQAISMAIDRQSIVKKVLNGVGAPAKDFTAPVIPGYSDHIKGNENLSYNPKKAKELWAKANAISKDTDQLTLAYNSDGDAKPVFDAVVNSINNALGSKVAATNPMPTFQQFRDAITDRKIKGGFRSGWMPDYPSAENFLAQNFASSAANGNGSNDGDYKNPKFDALLQQAYAAKSTDEANQLYQQAQEVLLNDLPAIPLYYMANDGVAAKGVKGFQIDWQTYPTFVQMHK, from the coding sequence ATGAAGAAGAAAGCTCTGGCCCTGGCGGCGATCGCCTGCTCGGCGGCCATGCTTCTCAGCGCCTGCGGCGCGTCCGGCTCCTCGTCGAGCTCATCGTCCAACGGCGGCAACGTCATTTCGGTCTTCGACACCGAACCCCAGAATCCGCTGATCCCCGGCAACACCAACGAGACCGGCGGCGGCATCGTCCTGCGCGCCCTGTTCTCGCAGCTGGTCCGCTTCGACGTCAAGGGCAATCCGGTCATGGACCAGGCCCAGTCCATCACCCCCGACGCCAATGGCACCCAATACACCATCAAGCTCAAGCCCGGTCTCAAGTTCAGCGACGGCACCCCGATCGAGGCCCAGAGCTACACGAAGGCCTGGAGCTATATCGCCAACGCGAAGAACGCGCAGAAGTGCTCCTCATTCTTCAAGACCATCAAGGGCTACGATGACCTGCAGGCCAAGACGCTCAACGGCGACGAGCAGCTTTCCGGCCTCAAGGTGGTCGACGAGAACACCTTCACCGTCGACCTGAATTCCCCCGACTCCACCTTCCCGATCAAGGTGGGCTACTCCGCCTTCGCCCCGCTGCCCGAGTCGTTCTACAAGGACGTCAAGGCCTTCGGCAATAACCCGGTGGGCAACGGCCCCTACAAGATGTCCTCGTGGAACCACAACCAGGACATCAAGGTCGTCAAGAACCCGCACTACACGGGCAAGGACAAGCCGAAGAACGACGGCGTGGACTTCAAGATCTACACCAAGGTCAGCGCCGCCTACGCCGACGTGCAGGCCGGCAACCTCGACGTGATCAACACCGTGCCGCAGGAGGACACCAAGACCTTCCAGAAGGAATCGAGCCTGCAGGCCTTCAACGAGCCCGGCTCCTCCATCCAGCAGTTCACCATCCCCTCGGACCTGCCGCATTACCAGGTCGGCACCGAGGAGGGCACGCTGCGCCGCCAGGCCATCTCCATGGCCATCGACCGTCAGAGCATCGTCAAGAAGGTGCTCAACGGCGTCGGCGCCCCCGCCAAGGACTTCACCGCCCCGGTGATCCCCGGCTATTCCGACCACATCAAGGGCAACGAGAACCTCAGCTACAACCCGAAGAAGGCCAAGGAGCTGTGGGCCAAGGCCAACGCCATCTCCAAGGACACCGACCAGCTCACCCTCGCCTACAACTCCGACGGCGACGCCAAGCCGGTCTTCGACGCCGTGGTCAACTCCATCAACAACGCTCTGGGCTCCAAGGTGGCCGCCACCAACCCGATGCCCACCTTCCAGCAGTTCCGTGACGCGATCACCGACCGCAAGATCAAGGGCGGCTTCCGCTCCGGCTGGATGCCCGACTATCCCTCGGCCGAGAACTTCCTGGCCCAGAACTTCGCGTCGAGCGCGGCCAATGGCAACGGCTCCAACGACGGCGACTACAAGAACCCGAAGTTCGACGCCCTGCTCCAGCAGGCCTACGCCGCCAAGTCCACCGACGAGGCGAACCAGCTCTACCAGCAGGCCCAGGAGGTCCTTCTGAACGACCTGCCGGCCATCCCGCTCTACTACATGGCCAACGACGGCGTCGCGGCCAAGGGCGTGAAGGGCTTCCAGATCGACTGGCAGACCTATCCGACCTTCGTGCAGATGCACAAGTGA
- a CDS encoding ABC transporter substrate-binding protein: MKKQLLAAAAVVCSMGMLLSGCGSSGSNASDKNVITAFNSEPQNLLIPGNTNESGGARAGTLLFAELVSFDAKGNPSNEVAKSIQDNANSTEYNITLKPGWKFSDGTPVTAKSFTKAWSYIANAKNAQKCSSFFSTIQGYDDLQAKTLKGDEQLSGLKVTGDDSFTVTMSKPDATFPIKVGYLAFAPLPESFYKNPKAFGNKPVGNGPYKLESWTHNTEIRLVRNKAYHGNVKPKNDGVTFKIYTKVDSAYSDVQGGNLDVIDTIPTADTKSFTTDSNIQPYNQPGSVMQMFTIPSDLPHFVSGTEEGTLRRQAISKAIDRGSIIKKVLNGTGMQPVDFTSPMTPGFSKDLKGKDNLVYNAKEAKDLWAKADAISKDTDKFTISYNTDGGNKAIYDAIVNSIHNTLGIDAGTDPMPTFQEFRDSVDDRKVKGGFRSGWQPDYPSPENYLFQEFDSSAAHGNGSNDGDYQNPKFDELMTQAYAAPSTDAANKIYAQSQEILLNDLPAIPLYYDNAHGATAKGVKGLVADWENLPLYSQLHK; this comes from the coding sequence ATGAAGAAACAACTATTGGCGGCGGCGGCCGTGGTGTGCTCCATGGGCATGCTGCTTTCGGGCTGCGGATCCTCCGGGTCCAACGCCAGCGACAAGAACGTCATCACGGCGTTCAACTCCGAGCCGCAGAACCTGCTGATCCCGGGCAACACCAACGAATCCGGCGGCGCCCGAGCGGGCACCCTCCTCTTCGCCGAGCTCGTCTCGTTCGATGCCAAGGGCAACCCCTCCAACGAGGTGGCCAAGTCCATCCAGGACAACGCGAACTCCACCGAATACAACATCACGCTGAAGCCGGGCTGGAAGTTCAGCGACGGCACCCCGGTGACCGCCAAGTCCTTCACCAAGGCCTGGAGCTACATCGCCAACGCGAAGAACGCGCAGAAGTGCTCCTCCTTCTTCTCCACCATCCAGGGCTACGACGACCTGCAGGCCAAGACGCTCAAGGGCGACGAGCAGCTCTCCGGCCTCAAGGTCACCGGTGACGACAGCTTCACCGTCACTATGTCGAAGCCGGACGCCACCTTCCCGATCAAGGTCGGCTACCTCGCCTTCGCCCCGCTGCCCGAGTCCTTCTACAAGAACCCGAAGGCCTTCGGCAACAAGCCGGTCGGCAACGGCCCCTACAAGCTCGAGTCGTGGACCCACAACACCGAGATCCGCCTGGTGCGCAACAAGGCCTACCATGGCAACGTCAAGCCCAAGAACGACGGCGTGACCTTCAAGATCTACACCAAGGTCGACTCCGCCTACTCCGACGTGCAGGGTGGCAACCTCGACGTCATCGACACCATCCCCACGGCCGACACCAAGAGCTTCACGACCGATTCGAACATCCAGCCCTACAACCAGCCCGGTTCCGTGATGCAGATGTTCACCATTCCCTCGGACCTTCCGCACTTCGTCTCCGGCACCGAGGAGGGCACGCTGCGCCGCCAGGCCATCTCCAAGGCCATCGACCGCGGCTCCATCATCAAGAAGGTGCTCAACGGCACCGGCATGCAGCCCGTCGACTTCACCTCGCCGATGACCCCCGGATTCTCCAAGGACCTCAAGGGCAAGGACAACCTCGTCTACAACGCCAAGGAGGCCAAGGACCTGTGGGCCAAGGCCGACGCCATCTCCAAGGACACCGACAAGTTCACCATCTCCTACAACACTGACGGCGGCAACAAGGCCATCTATGACGCCATCGTCAACTCGATCCACAACACCTTGGGCATCGACGCGGGCACCGACCCGATGCCGACCTTCCAGGAGTTCCGTGACTCGGTTGACGACCGCAAGGTCAAGGGCGGCTTCCGCTCCGGCTGGCAGCCCGACTATCCGTCGCCCGAGAACTACCTCTTCCAGGAGTTCGACTCGTCCGCGGCCCACGGCAATGGCTCCAACGACGGCGACTACCAGAACCCGAAGTTCGACGAGCTGATGACCCAGGCCTACGCGGCGCCCTCCACGGATGCCGCCAACAAGATCTACGCCCAGTCGCAGGAGATCCTGCTGAACGATTTGCCGGCCATCCCGCTCTACTACGACAACGCCCACGGCGCCACCGCCAAGGGAGTCAAGGGCCTGGTCGCCGATTGGGAGAACCTGCCGCTCTACAGCCAACTGCACAAGTGA
- a CDS encoding ABC transporter permease, translated as MGKYLLRRILQMIPVVLGTTLLVYALVFALPGDPVKAMFGDKPINAAVAAQIRAEYNLDKPFIIQYLLFLKNALTLNFGNTFAGQPVISEIGRAFPVTIKLALMAFVFEAVFGVVFGIISGLKKGKWYDSVILIVSLLLISVPTFVTGFLGQYFLGVKWHILPVTAGSDPGFLDLLMPAMVLGSVSMAYIIRLTRSEVSSNIAEDYVRTARAKGMSNSSVIMRHVLRNSLIPVVTYLGQDLGALMSGAMISETIFNVHGIGFLTYQSILKGESNMVVSIVTLLTLIFVVCNLLVDMLYAALDPRIRYA; from the coding sequence ATGGGTAAGTATCTTCTGCGCCGTATCCTGCAGATGATCCCCGTGGTTCTCGGCACGACGCTTTTGGTCTACGCGCTCGTCTTCGCGCTTCCCGGCGACCCGGTGAAGGCGATGTTCGGCGACAAACCGATCAACGCGGCGGTCGCTGCCCAGATTCGCGCGGAATATAACCTTGACAAGCCGTTCATCATTCAGTACCTGCTGTTCCTCAAGAACGCGCTGACCCTGAACTTCGGCAACACGTTCGCCGGCCAACCCGTCATCTCGGAGATTGGGCGCGCGTTCCCGGTCACCATCAAGCTGGCGTTGATGGCGTTCGTCTTCGAGGCCGTCTTCGGTGTCGTCTTCGGCATCATCTCGGGCCTCAAGAAGGGCAAGTGGTATGACTCCGTCATCCTCATCGTCTCCCTGCTCCTGATCTCCGTGCCGACCTTCGTCACCGGCTTCCTCGGCCAGTACTTCCTCGGCGTCAAATGGCACATACTCCCCGTCACCGCGGGCAGCGACCCGGGCTTCCTCGACCTGCTGATGCCGGCCATGGTGCTCGGCTCGGTGTCGATGGCCTACATCATCCGCCTGACTCGCTCCGAGGTCTCCTCCAACATCGCCGAGGACTACGTGCGCACCGCGCGCGCCAAGGGCATGTCCAACAGCTCGGTGATCATGCGCCACGTGCTGCGCAATTCCCTGATTCCCGTGGTCACCTACCTCGGCCAGGACCTCGGCGCCCTGATGAGCGGCGCGATGATCTCGGAGACCATCTTCAACGTCCACGGCATCGGCTTCCTCACCTATCAGAGCATCCTCAAGGGCGAAAGCAACATGGTGGTCTCCATCGTCACGCTGCTCACTCTGATCTTCGTGGTGTGCAACCTGCTGGTCGACATGCTCTACGCCGCGCTCGACCCGCGCATCCGGTACGCGTGA
- a CDS encoding ABC transporter permease produces MSDNESQETMNTSPVLPGQERYVAPASAVKLQDVDSIDESAPATSMWADAWRTLRKNPLFIVSAILIICVVVVALFPGLFTHQDPNYCQLEHSLEGGSPGHPFGYDTQGCDVFTRTIYGTRTSLSVGVLTTILVVLFGSLIGALGGFFGGWVDAVLSRCTDIFMAIPLLLGAIVVLQMFRSSGSIWKIVLVLTLFGWTQTARIARGSVMETKNLEFNTASTALGSTPLRNLMNHIMPNSLASIIVVGTTSLGTYIVSEATLSFLGIGLPTTTVSWGGDISNAQSILRTDPSVLFYPSAALAITVLAFIMMGDAVKDALDPKSRTA; encoded by the coding sequence ATGAGTGACAACGAATCTCAGGAAACCATGAACACTTCCCCCGTCCTTCCCGGCCAGGAGCGCTACGTCGCCCCGGCCAGCGCCGTCAAGCTGCAGGACGTCGACTCCATCGACGAGTCCGCCCCCGCCACGAGCATGTGGGCCGACGCGTGGCGCACGCTGCGCAAGAACCCGCTCTTCATCGTCTCGGCGATACTGATCATCTGCGTGGTCGTCGTGGCCCTCTTCCCGGGCCTCTTCACCCACCAGGACCCGAACTACTGCCAGCTGGAGCACTCCCTTGAGGGAGGCAGCCCCGGCCATCCCTTCGGCTATGACACCCAGGGTTGCGACGTCTTCACCCGCACGATCTACGGCACCCGCACCTCGCTGAGCGTCGGCGTGCTCACCACTATCCTCGTGGTGCTCTTCGGCTCGCTGATCGGTGCGCTCGGCGGCTTCTTCGGCGGCTGGGTCGACGCGGTGCTGAGCCGCTGCACCGACATCTTCATGGCCATCCCGCTCCTGCTCGGCGCCATCGTGGTGCTGCAGATGTTCCGCTCCTCCGGATCCATCTGGAAGATCGTGTTAGTGCTGACCCTCTTCGGCTGGACGCAGACCGCCCGCATCGCCCGTGGCTCGGTGATGGAGACCAAGAACCTCGAGTTCAACACCGCCTCCACCGCCCTCGGCTCCACGCCGCTGCGCAACCTGATGAACCACATCATGCCCAACTCCCTGGCCTCCATCATCGTGGTGGGCACCACCTCACTGGGCACCTACATCGTCTCCGAGGCCACGCTGAGCTTCCTTGGCATTGGCCTGCCGACGACCACCGTCAGCTGGGGCGGCGACATCTCCAACGCGCAGTCCATCCTGCGCACCGACCCGTCGGTCCTCTTCTATCCATCGGCCGCGCTGGCCATCACCGTCCTCGCCTTCATCATGATGGGCGACGCGGTCAAGGACGCGCTTGACCCGAAGAGCCGTACCGCGTGA
- a CDS encoding ABC transporter ATP-binding protein, with product MSEMNNTNEKLLAMQREQGPILEVKDLKVDFTTGDKKAVHAVRDASFTVYPGQWVAIVGESGSGKSTSAMAVLGLLPGTGHVVGGSIKLEGEEISGDSRKQYEQLLGDKMGLVPQDPMSNLNPVWRIGTQVEEALKANHMDVSHEKRSKLAQALAGDDVSLQNNDDETFIGSKELPDLLKAAEEALTEAGVTGEKAKNVMDYFTEEWIPGSETRWRVADDLIKAGVNDEKAWTIAKTYVLGSTMTDRVAGLLQEAGLPDAATRARQYPHEFSGGMLQRALIAIGLACRPDLLIADEPTSALDVTVQKKILDHLQSLTNELGTAVLFITHDLGLAAERAQHIVVMYKGQVVESGPSLEVLQHPQHPYTKRLVAAAPSLASQRIISAKAHGENAEALMEHHVKGEETLEKSEHIITVSHLTKEFKLPRKKEMFKAVDDVSFSVKRGTTLAIVGESGSGKSTVANMVLKLLEPTSGTVTYEGKDISGFKGKSLLDFRRHVQPVFQNPYGSLDPMYSIYRSIEEPLRIHKIGDKKSREKRVRELLDLVKMPQSVMQRYPNELSGGQRQRIAVARAMALNPDVIVCDEAVSALDVLVQDQVLQLLNDLQAERGLSYLFITHDLAVVRQIADEVVVMQKGRLVEHATTDEVFDHPKQQYTKDLLDAIPGGKLKLGVD from the coding sequence ATGAGCGAAATGAACAACACCAATGAGAAGCTCCTCGCCATGCAGCGCGAGCAAGGGCCGATTCTCGAGGTCAAGGACCTCAAAGTCGATTTCACCACGGGTGATAAGAAGGCCGTGCACGCCGTGCGCGACGCCTCCTTCACCGTCTACCCGGGCCAGTGGGTCGCAATCGTGGGGGAGTCGGGCTCCGGTAAGTCCACCTCCGCCATGGCCGTCCTGGGCCTGCTGCCCGGCACCGGCCACGTGGTCGGTGGCTCCATCAAACTCGAGGGCGAGGAGATCTCCGGCGACTCGCGCAAACAGTATGAGCAGCTGCTCGGCGACAAGATGGGCCTGGTGCCGCAGGACCCGATGAGCAACCTCAACCCCGTCTGGCGCATCGGCACCCAGGTGGAGGAGGCCCTGAAGGCCAACCACATGGACGTCTCGCACGAGAAGCGCTCCAAGCTCGCCCAGGCTTTGGCCGGCGATGACGTGAGCCTCCAAAACAACGACGACGAGACCTTCATCGGCTCCAAGGAGCTGCCCGACCTGCTCAAGGCCGCCGAAGAGGCGTTGACCGAGGCCGGCGTGACCGGCGAGAAGGCCAAGAACGTCATGGACTACTTCACCGAGGAGTGGATCCCTGGCTCCGAGACCCGTTGGCGCGTGGCCGACGACCTCATCAAGGCCGGCGTCAATGACGAGAAGGCGTGGACCATCGCCAAGACCTACGTGCTCGGCAGCACCATGACCGACCGTGTGGCCGGGCTTCTGCAGGAGGCGGGCCTTCCCGACGCCGCCACCCGCGCCCGCCAATACCCGCACGAGTTCTCCGGCGGCATGCTCCAGCGCGCGCTGATCGCCATCGGCCTGGCCTGCCGGCCCGACCTGCTGATCGCCGACGAGCCTACCAGCGCCCTCGACGTCACGGTGCAGAAGAAGATCCTCGACCACCTGCAGTCCCTGACCAACGAGCTCGGCACCGCCGTGCTCTTCATCACCCACGACCTGGGCCTCGCCGCCGAGCGCGCCCAGCACATCGTCGTGATGTACAAGGGCCAGGTCGTCGAATCCGGACCGTCGCTCGAGGTGCTCCAGCACCCCCAGCACCCCTACACCAAGCGCCTGGTGGCCGCGGCCCCGTCGCTGGCTTCGCAGCGCATCATCTCCGCCAAGGCGCACGGCGAGAACGCCGAGGCCCTGATGGAGCACCATGTCAAGGGCGAGGAGACGCTCGAGAAGAGCGAGCACATCATCACGGTGAGCCACCTGACCAAGGAGTTCAAGCTGCCCCGCAAGAAGGAGATGTTCAAGGCCGTCGACGACGTCTCGTTCTCCGTCAAGCGCGGCACCACGCTGGCGATTGTGGGCGAGTCCGGCTCGGGCAAGTCCACCGTGGCCAACATGGTCCTGAAGCTCCTCGAGCCCACCAGCGGCACCGTGACCTACGAAGGCAAGGACATCAGTGGGTTCAAGGGCAAGTCCCTGCTCGACTTCCGACGCCATGTGCAGCCGGTCTTCCAGAACCCGTACGGTTCGCTCGACCCGATGTATTCCATCTACCGCTCCATCGAGGAGCCGCTGCGCATCCACAAGATTGGCGACAAGAAGAGCCGTGAGAAGCGTGTGCGCGAGCTGCTCGACCTCGTGAAGATGCCGCAGTCGGTGATGCAGCGCTATCCGAACGAGCTCTCCGGCGGCCAGCGCCAGCGCATCGCCGTCGCGCGCGCCATGGCCCTGAACCCCGACGTCATCGTCTGCGACGAGGCCGTCTCCGCGCTCGACGTGCTCGTGCAGGACCAGGTGCTGCAGCTGCTCAACGACCTGCAGGCCGAGCGAGGGCTCAGCTACCTGTTCATCACCCACGATTTGGCGGTGGTCCGTCAGATCGCCGACGAGGTGGTGGTGATGCAGAAGGGCCGTCTCGTGGAGCACGCGACCACCGACGAGGTCTTCGACCATCCGAAGCAGCAGTACACCAAGGATCTGCTCGACGCGATCCCCGGCGGCAAGCTGAAGCTCGGCGTCGACTGA